Genomic window (Prosthecochloris aestuarii DSM 271):
TCAGCGTCTTTTGCTGGATGAACTTGGAATCGAGCGGCTCAGATTGGTTGTTGGCGCTTCACTTGGCGGCATGCAGGTTCTGGAATGGGGATGTTTATACCCTGAAAAAGTTCACGCCCTGATGCCGATGGGTATTTCAGGACGCCATTCCGCCTGGTGCATCGCTCAGAGCGAGGCGCAGCGTAGCGCAATCATGGCCGATCGGGAGTGGAATGATGGGTGGTACGATCCGGCCCATCAACCGAAAGGCGGGCTTGGTGCCGCGAGAATGATGGCTATGTGCACCTATAGAAGTTTTGAGAATTTTCAGGAGCGCTTCGGACGAAAGAGAAAAGACAGTCTGCTGTTTCAGGCTGAAAGTTATCTTCATTATCAGGGGGAGAAGCTTGTCCGGCGCTTTGATGCCAACACCTATATTGCGCTGACCAGGGCAATGGATATGCACGATCTCGGGCGCGGAAGAGAGAGCTATGAAGCTGCTCTCGACGCAATACGGGTGCCAGTGGCAATCTTGTCCATCACGTCAGATATTCTCTATCCTCCTGAGGAGCAGGAAGAGCTCGCGAAGCTGATTCCCGAT
Coding sequences:
- the metX gene encoding homoserine O-acetyltransferase MetX, producing the protein MNYIKPISKHTGFFVSRQPFTLESGGVLPEVTVAYRTWGRLNRDRSNAVLVCHALTGSADADEWWPGMFGKGCAFDPDHDFVICSNVLGSCYGTTGPLSVNPQSGRHYGPDFPAITIRDMVHLQRLLLDELGIERLRLVVGASLGGMQVLEWGCLYPEKVHALMPMGISGRHSAWCIAQSEAQRSAIMADREWNDGWYDPAHQPKGGLGAARMMAMCTYRSFENFQERFGRKRKDSLLFQAESYLHYQGEKLVRRFDANTYIALTRAMDMHDLGRGRESYEAALDAIRVPVAILSITSDILYPPEEQEELAKLIPDSSIGYLREPYGHDAFLILTDEVSAMVRQFKERIASGNHSAA